A part of Fusarium oxysporum Fo47 chromosome III, complete sequence genomic DNA contains:
- a CDS encoding kinase-like domain-containing protein, with the protein MASTHPDFDSKVQKALKGTKFQVSKLEKITGGSVNWIYKAELVRPLYNGEEEVLVKHGEPYMASKPEFALPALRSTIEIESLKILSAVSSFSNQPSDTHNFVVRTPKFYHFDQDSSTQVLEFLSDGIHLKDYAIKNYGPPTPESFQPQCHELGKALGSWLRDFVAWSAQQVKHRELVAQNEFGQAVRHMLNYGWLHERTKEYPGILNDVEDILTQVEQLAASEKENTDELQIIHGDFWTGNVVLPNAAINEGTKILVFVVDWEMTQLGLPSVDFGEMIAEMYALWLYKSIDAGLWMMEGFIEGYGHISEEIAFQTAIHVGTHLVCVTTDFPAWGRENYERVVAVGKDIIVHAWKKDREWFQEGDLACLFRSEN; encoded by the exons ATGGCATCAACACATCCTGATTTCGATTCCAAAGTCCAGAAAGCACTCAAGGGCACCAAGTTCCAAGTTTCGAAACTGGAGAAGATCACGGGTGGATCTGTCAATTGGATCTATAAGGCGGAACTTGTGAGGCCTCTGTACAAtggagaggaggaggttTTGGTCAAACACGGAGAGCCGTATATGGCGTCCAAACCAGAGTTTGCACTACCCGCACTCCGTAGT ACTATCGAGATAGAGAGTCTCAAGATCTTATCAGCCGTCTCATCATTCAGCAATCAACCGAGTGACACCCACAATTTCGTTGTGCGAACGCCAAAGTTCTATCATTTTGATCAAGACAGCTCAACTCAGGTATTGGAGTTCTTGTCGGATGGTATTCATCTAAAGGACTATGCCATTAAAAACTATGGCCCACCGACGCCTGAGTCATTCCAGCCCCAGTGCCATGAACTCGGAAAGGCACTCGGCAGCTGGTTACGGGATTTCGTGGCATGGAGTGCTCAACAAGTCAAACACCGAGAGCTTGTAGCCCAGAACGAGTTTGGTCAAGCTGTTCGGCACATGTTGAACTACGGATGGCTTCATGAGCGGACTAAGGAATATCCAGGTATTCTCAACGATGTGGAGGATATCCTTACGCAAGTTGAGCAGCTGGCCGCATCAGAGAAGGAAAACACGGACGAGCTGCAGATTATCCACGGAGACTTCTGGACCGGAAA TGTTGTTCTCCCCAACGCTGCTATCAATGAAGGCACGAAGATTCTCGTATTCGTCGTTGACTGGGAAATGACGCAACTCGGTCTGCCCAGCGTAGATTTCGGAGAAATGATTGCCGAAATGTATGCGCTATGGCTATACAAGTCCATCGATGCGGGACTATGGATGATGGAGGGATTCATCGAAGGATACGGACATATCAGCGAAGAGATCGCTTTTCAGACCGCTATACACGTTGGAACGCATCTTGTTTGCGTGACTACTGACTTCCCAGCATGGGGCCGTGAGAACTACGAGAGAGTGGTTGCTGTAGGAAAAGACATTATTGTCCATGCTTGGAAGAAGGACCGCGAGTGGTTTCAAGAGGGAGATTTGGCATGTTTATTTAGGTCTGAAAATTAG
- a CDS encoding catalase P1 — protein sequence MSNPVYTLTEGQPVRDPSVSTTLPVFGGGGLTTLGDTLLLETLAHFSRERIPERVVHAKAAGAWGEFEVTNPEIAQLTCAKFLDTAGKKTQVLFRLSTTGGEKGSADTVRDVRGFSVKFFTEEGNYDIVGNHVPVFFVRDPMRFPSLNRSHKRHPATNRPDATMFWDFHVNQPESVHTLMHLFGSRGLPDSIRRVTGFGVHTFKLIDSSGRPRYCKFHFRPETGHTSFASAEEAEKKAGANADYHTEDLWDAIARGEYPVWKLYVQIMEPERAETFGRALFDITKIWSHKEFPLIEVGKMTLNKNPENYFAEIEQAAFSPSNLVPGIAMTPDPMLQARMFAYPDAQRYRLGSNYAQLPPNRPIAPVYAPFVRDGITTTKNYGGDPNYVRSTLSPGVTTQSITQITHHERIAANALLGLNEIPVDDEDFVQPRDLWRRVFDDAEKKKFVGNVVGSLAGTPAPLREAVVAMFSKVDGEIGQRMMAKIKEDATHL from the exons ATGTCTAATCCTGTGTACACTTTGACCGAGG GTCAGCCTGTTCGCGATCCCTCAGTGAGCACTACCCTTCCAGTctttggcggcggcggtCTCACAACTCTTGGTGACACACTTCTCCTCGAGACTCTGGCTCATTTCAGCCGAGAGCGCATTCCTGAACG AGTCGTCCACgccaaggctgctggtgCCTGGGGAGAATTCGAAGTCACCAACCCCGAGATTGCTCAATTGACTTGCGCCAAGTTCCTCGACACTGCTGGCAAGAAGACCCAAGTTCTCTTCCGTCTCAGTACCACTGGTGGTGAGAAGGGCAGCGCCGATACTGTTCGCGATGTTCGAGGTTTCTCTGTCAAGTTCTTCACAGAGGAAGGAAACTATGACATTGTCGGGAACCATGTT CCTGTCTTCTTCGTCCGCGATCCCATGCGATTCCCTTCATTGAACCGCAGCCACAAGCGACATCCCGCTACCAACCGACCTGATGCCACCATG TTCTGGGACTTTCACGTCAATCAACCTGAGAGTGTACACACCCTGATGCATCTCTTTGGCAGCCGCGGTCTTCCCGACTCCATCCGCCGCGTAACCGGCTTTGGCGTTCACACCTTCAAGCTCATCGACAGCTCTGGGCGTCCCCGATACTGCAAATTCCATTTCCGTCCCGAGACTGGCCACACCAGCTTCGCCTCTGCTgaagaagccgagaagaaggctggtgCCAATGCTGATTACCATACTGAAGATCTCTGGGATGCTATTGCTCGGGGCGAGTACCCTGTCTGGAAGTTGTATGTTCAGATCATGGAGCCTGAGAGAGCTGAGACCTTTGGTCGGGCTTTGTTCGACATTACCAAGATTTGGTCTCATAAGGAGTTTCCTTTGATTGAGGTTGGAAAGATGACCTTGAACAAGAAC CCTGAGAACTACTTCGCCGAAATCGAGCAAGCTGCCTTCTCACCATCGAACTTGGTCCCTGGTATCGCCATGACACCTGATCCAATGCTTCAGGCTCGCATGTTCGCCTACCCCGACGCCCAGCGATACCGCCTCGGCTCAAACTACGCCCAACTCCCTCCCAACCGTCCTATTGCGCCCGTCTACGCCCCCTTCGTCCGCGAcggcatcaccaccaccaagaacTACGGTGGCGACCCCAACTACGTCCGAAGCACTCTCAGCCCCGGCGTCACCACCCAATCTATCACCCAGATCACACACCATGAGCGTATTGCTGCCAACGCACTGCTCGGTCTGAACGAGATCCCcgtcgatgatgaggacttTGTTCAGCCTAGGGATCTGTGGAGGAGAGtctttgatgatgctgagaagaagaagtttgtGGGCAATGTTGTTGGAAGCTTGGCTGGTACACCTGCTCCTCTGAGAGAAGCTGTCGTTGCTATGTTTAGCAAGGTTGATGGTGAGATTGGTCAGCGAatgatggccaagatcaaggaggatgCTACTCACCTTTAG
- a CDS encoding ThuA-like domain-containing protein — MASTAPGSIKVLLLTKTCGYRHDCIPTLISALHSLPFSISATENSRELLSLSDYDVVALGHNTGDYLNEEEVTSLLNFVENGGGVVGIHAATSGLKTNARYTKILGEVFNGHPPPQWMTLAVETADHYINGYESLPGPDSAPEEAHACPVKTESLPASQFPWFDEVYTFRSHPRIEGRTILLSVRGDNEESAESAGFPLSWTQTVGKGRVYYTALGHFDEAYKNAWFMESLRRAVVWTAKKD; from the coding sequence ATGGCATCGACAGCACCGGGCTCGATCAAAGTATTACTACTTACCAAAACTTGCGGCTATCGTCATGACTGCATTCCCACCTTGATTTCAGCCCTCCACTCACTACCATTCTCCATAAGCGCTACTGAAAATTCAAGAGAACTGCTCTCTCTTTCAGACTACGATGTCGTTGCTCTCGGACACAACACCGGCGATTATTTGAATGAAGAGGAAGTCACCTCTCTGTTAAATTTCGTCGAGAATGGCGGTGGTGTTGTAGGCATTCATGCTGCCACATCAGGCTTGAAGACAAACGCCAGGTATACCAAGATTTTAGGCGAAGTGTTCAATGGTCACCCGCCGCCACAATGGATGACTCTTGCTGTCGAAACCGCCGATCACTACATCAACGGATATGAGTCTCTTCCTGGTCCAGACTCTGcaccagaagaagctcatgCCTGTCCTGTCAAGACAGAGTCTCTTCCAGCGAGTCAGTTTCCCTGGTTTGACGAGGTGTATACGTTCAGATCTCACCCGCGTATCGAAGGCCGCACAATCTTACTTTCGGTGCGGGGGGATAACGAGGAGAGCGCTGAATCGGCCGGCTTTCCGCTGTCGTGGACTCAGACGGTCGGAAAGGGAAGAGTGTACTACACTGCTCTGGGCCATTTTGATGAGGCATATAAGAATGCATGGTTCATGGAAAGCTTGCGCCGAGCTGTGGTATGGACTGCGAAGAAGGATTGA
- a CDS encoding general substrate transporter, protein MVHVDNEHGVPHYWGKTGKGLQRLITIVATTDFLLFGYDQGVMSGIISAPAFTDDFPQVLDETYEGFVVSIYAVGCFLGALFILNFGDRLGRRKSIFLGAIVMIIGVIIQIAAVPPSGGATAQFIIGRCITGIGNGINTSTIPTYQAECSESHNRGKLICIEGGNVAIGTLIAYWIDYGCTYGPAPFVWRFPIAFQVVFAGIVLVMMMKLPESPRWLLTHGRREEAMTILAGLNGQPRDSADVTTQMATIEKAIAAAGHKGGKTPFSALFTGGKTQHFRRLILGASSQMMQQLSGCNAVIYYFPILFQKSIGTDHNLALLLGGVNMIIYSIFATTSWFAVERIGRRKLFLIGTVGQCLSMVLSFGALIPGTASASKGAAVGLFTYIAFFGATWLPLPWLYPAEINPLKTRAKANATSTVSNWLWNFFIVMITPVMIHGTGTNGWGTYAFFAAMNAIFFPIIYFFYPETSGRSLEEIDLIFAKGYTEKMSYVTAAKQLPRMEDHEVHEKAREYGFGSDDDIKVSHSESERENGVMTDSAV, encoded by the exons ATGGTTCACGTCGACAACGAGCATGGTGTGCCGCACTACTGGGGCAAGACCGGTAAGGGTCTTCAAAGACTCATCACTATAGTCGCTACTACAgactttcttctcttcggtTATG ATCAAGGTGTCATGTCCGGTATCATTTCAGCTCCCGCTTTCACAGACGATTTCCCCcaggttcttgatgagacATACGAAGGCTTCGTGGTCTCCATCTACGCTGTCGGTTGTTTCCTCGGTGctctcttcattctcaaCTTTGGTGACCGTCTTGGTCGTCGCAAGTCCATCTTCCTCGGTGCTATTGTTATGATCATTGGTGTCATTATCCAGATCGCTGCTGTTCCTCCTAGCGGTGGTGCTACGGCGCAATTCATCATTGGAAGATGTATCACCGGTATTGGAAACGGAA TCAACACATCGACTATCCCTACCTACCAGGCCGAGTGCAGTGAGTCTCACAACCGAGGCAAACTCATCTGCATTGAAGGTGGTAACGTCGCCATCGGAACGTTGATCGCCTACTGGATCGACTACGGCTGTACCTATGGTCCCGCTCCCTTCGTCTGGCGATTCCCCATCGCTTTCCAGGTTGTTTTCGCCGGCATTGTTCtcgtcatgatgatgaagcttccCGAGTCACCTCGCTGGCTCCTCACTCATGGCCGCCGCGAAGAAGCCATGACAATTTTAGCAGGTCTCAACGGTCAGCCTCGTGATTCCGCTGATGTCACCACTCAGATGGCCACCATTGAGAAGGCTATCGCTGCTGCTGGCCACAAGGGCGGCAAGACTCCCTTCTCTGCTCTCTTCACTGGCGGCAAGACTCAGCACTTCCGACGTCTTATTCTCGGTGCCTCTTCTCAGATGATGCAGCAGCTCTCCGGTTGCAACGCCGTCATCTACTACTTCCCCATTCTCTTCCAGAAGTCCATCGGTACCGATCACAACCTGgctctcctcctcggcgGTGTCAACATGATCATCTACTCCATCTTCGCTACAACCTCTTGGTTCGCCGTTGAGCGTATCGGTCGCcgcaagctcttcctcatTGGAACCGTTGGCCAGTGCTTGTCTATGGTCCTCTCCTTCGGCGCTCTCATCCCCGGTACTGCCTCTGCTTCCAAGGGTGCTGCCGTCGGTCTCTTCACTTACATCGCTTTCTTCGGTGCCACTTGGCTGCCCCTCCCTTGGCTGTACCCCGCTGAGATCAACCCTCTCAAGACCCGCGCGAAGGCTAACGCCACCTCCACCGTCTCCAACTGGCTCTGgaacttcttcatcgtcatgatCACCCCCGTCATGATTCATGGCACTGGCACCAACGGCTGGGGTACCTACGCCTTCTTCGCTGCCATGaacgccatcttcttccccaTTATCTACTTCTTCTACCCCGAGACTTCTGGTCGATCTCTCGAGGAAATTGATCTGATCTTCGCCAAGGGCTACACTGAGAAGATGAGCTACGTGACTGCTGCTAAGCAGCTTCCCCGCATGGAGGATCACGAGGTTCACGAGAAGGCTCGCGAGTATGGCTTCGGCAGTGACGATGACATCAAGGTGTCTCACTCCGAGTCTGAGCGCGAGAACGGAGTCATGACTGACTCTGCGGTCTAA
- a CDS encoding prion-inhibition and propagation-domain-containing protein has translation MEPVGLAVGLVGLFSTCMDVMQRIDSYRTAGRDSRQLDAQLNATMHLLEKWGDGVGISKGKLSDNHHPDLDNPRTFAVVQGLLNSIKDFSATSDEPPSPRGLQKTPSFPSSGDLSSHGSKISRWQKTSWALRGKLKQTTHVQALASLVSDLYSVVSPDTTGSKALTRTPSFKDLSISADEQPYAVEIRELLQKIEEEMEGKLTSIADKIRDLHLWLGAPPPNDVFSDSNDKRIQKTCEWILHRDEFLEWQKPSSSSKLIWIKGPAGFGKTVLCARIVQELERTAQEPVAYFFLSSRYDGRDDPFSAIRAWLTMMIQRSPAARDIVTKTRLSQHEPLASQATILRAFRELIVGVPGCILVLDGLDECTGMTNTDTKSVPHFLQELRIAITNTTTKILISSRGDPVIQQGISDFTGYSEYAIIPDDVGPDLMAYSSELVKAKLPNKDEPTRASIAQKMTNRSEGQFQWVKLQEGSLRKGRSRKQLEREIDETPSGLDSLYDREWNRINAMGDSDRERALSLLRWTAFALRPLTVHEITEAVLLTEGMDELPVDEMPDCVDQDYVDSMILELCGSLIEVRHVSSSESIKHPECIQQSEEDSVGFQEVHLSHFSVKEYLLLKTFPGTGTLLCNEKLRVTNGTIHNTTLAKHCLRFISFPGAWESLKMSDNKRPTMHFMPYAADSWYQHCRDVKTIDPDLQQAINALLDTRNQNWPFVREFVATKVFGDDTDVQERS, from the exons ATGGAGCCAGTCGGACTCGCAGTTGGCCTTGTCGGCCTCTTCAGCACCTGCATGGACGTTATGCAGCGGATTGACTCGTACAGAACGGCTGGTCGAGACTCAAGGCAGCTTGACGCTCAACTGAATGCGACTATGCATCTCTTAGAAAAATGGGGTGACGGTGTTGGTATTAGCAAGGGGAAGCTCTCAGACAATCATCACCCAGATCTCGATAACCCGCGCACGTTTGCTGTGGTCCAGGGTCTACTAAACAGCATCAAGGATTTCTCGGCAACGTCGGATGAACCCCCGAGCCCCAGGGGCCTTCAGAAGACTCCATCATTTCCATCATCGGGAGACTTATCTTCGCATGGATCTAAAATTTCAAGGTGGCAGAAGACATCGTGGGCGCTGCGTGGGAAGCTGAAGCAGACAACCCATGTTCAAGCACTTGCAAGTCTCGTATCAGATCTCTACAGCGTTGTTTCCCCCGATACTACGGGCTCGAAAGCCTTGACGCGAACTCCAAGCTTCAAGGATCTATCGATAAGCGCAGACGAGCAACCATATGCTGTCGAGATTCGGGAGCTACTGcagaagattgaggaggagatggaagGCAA GCTAACGTCTATAGCTGATAAAATACGTGATTTGCACTTATGGCTTGGAGCCCCGCCGCCAAATGACGTGTTCAGCGATTCTAACGATAAGCGTATTCAAAAAACATGTGAATGGATTCTCCATCGCGATGAGTTCCTAGAGTGGCAGAAaccctcttcctcaagcaAATTGATCTGGATCAAAGGCCCAGCTGGGTTTGGGAAAACGGTCCTTTGCGCCAGAATCGTTCAAGAGCTCGAAAGAACAGCACAGGAGCCCGTCGCGTACTTCTTCTTATCATCGAGATATGATGGCCGCGACGATCCTTTCTCAGCCATCAGAGCATGGCTGACTATGATGATACAACGTAGCCCGGCAGCTCGAGATATCGTGACGAAGACCCGGCTATCACAGCATGAGCCACTAGCGAGTCAGGCAACCATACTACGAGCTTTCCGCGAACTTATCGTGGGTGTTCCAGGTTGTATTCTTGTTCTGGACGGGTTGGATGAATGCACCGGGATGACCAATACAGACACAAAGTCCGTCCCTCATTTCCTTCAGGAATTGCGAATAGCTATCACCAATACTACAACCAAAATCCTCATCTCAAGCCGTGGTGACCCTGTCATACAGCAAGGCATTTCTGATTTCACTGGATACAGCGAATACGCCATCATTCCAGATGACGTTGGGCCAGATCTAATGGCATACTCATCTGAACTTGTCAAAGCAAAGTTACCAAACAAGGACGAACCAACAAGAGCCTCTATTGCACAAAAGATGACAAACAGAAGCGAGGGTCAGTTCCAGTGGGTTAAACTTCAAGAAGGATCTCTGAGAAAGGGGCGGAGCAGAAAGCAACTCGAACGAGAGATTGATGAGACTCCATCGGGACTTGACAGCCTCTACGACCGAGAATGGAACAGAATCAATGCAATGGGAGACTCTGATAGAGAAAGGGCTTTATCTCTACTACGTTGGACTGCGTTTGCACTGCGGCCTTTGACAGTTCATGAGATTACGGAAGCCGTACTCCTGACAGAAGGCATGGACGAGTTGCCCGTGGACGAAATGCCAGATTGCGTTGACCAGGATTATGTCGACAGTATGATCCTAGAGCTATGTGGATCACTGATTGAGGTCCGGCATGTGTCATCCTCAGAGAGCATCAAGCACCCCGAGTGCATTCAACAATCAGAAGAGGATTCTGTTGGCTTCCAAGAAGTTCACTTGTCACATTTCTCTGTTAAGGAATACCTCCTCCTCAAAACCTTTCCCGGCACTGGCACTTTGCTCTGCAATGAGAAGCTCCGCGTCACCAACGGAACTATCCACAATACCACTCTCGCGAAACATTGTCTTCGTTTCATAAGCTTTCCTGGAGCTTGGGAAAGCTTAAAGATGAGCGATAATAAAAGACCAACAATGCACTTCATGCCCTATGCTGCTGATTCCTGGTATCAGCATTGCCGAGATGTCAAAACTATTGATCCGGACCTACAACAGGCAATCAATGCTTTACTCGATACTCGGAATCAGAACTGGCCCTTTGTGAGAGAGTTCGTGGCGACCAAGGTCTTCGGCGATGACACTGATGTTCAAGAAAGGTCA
- a CDS encoding ankyrin repeat-containing domain protein — translation MELLISKGADVSVVDDERQTPLNLASMSGNTKAARQLIDRGADISHETTAGFTPLSMASSRGHVELAKLLIKRGADVNQVVANGPPPLLLAVCDDHSELAELLIDEGAERTGIQIKGQVFSLLAMAAGYGHLNTAKALISKGFNPTEAQPLLLAASYGSYSGFSRDFIPETATTSPDFPCLAYHQVLELLLQSGADVNTSDVRGYTPLYMASLGGFIDIVEILTQKGAGLNVKTVAGETPLHASSAMGHLRVTQLLIQHGADAASKDNSGRNPLHYACSSQTQTLDEADHWGSTPLSLAARFGGVGILMALIDTGVVEVKSSDMFGRTTTWWATSHNHDAVARLLAGTDGHRDLGTDVEEGEAVQEQGLEMGTYCDICWLFISGQTHYWLVDMIFPNVTTASQLPYSLLHYRIIGRTCHQAIKMKLISSLLTTMLAGSMVSAKYTVEIPDDAVWVTNWDELHAAPRFEGVLLPKYGGFVIEVDEKIVLATNERMSKEVFDLLTDLEKNDPQPEDEQQTPNKRDTEIREIHEPTDPEATCCSSEDGIAYKDLSPEQKEISDILRNMDRDPDLMGLADLGKDGVFRFLDADRNIHYAVPLRPALIKALIDRLPYDPEVEKFWRGVDGTKVPEEQWYNPPEGILPPPLAEEERREEREIMEKNKDKIDKIRGDLKNGIHRERLVFIESDNKLE, via the exons ATGGAACTTCTTATATCGAAAGGCGCAGATGTCTCGGTGGTCGACGATGAGAGGCAAACACCCCTTAACTTAGCTTCAATGAGTGGCAATACCAAGGCAGCTCGGCAGCTTATCGACAGAGGAGCTGATATATCACACGAAACAACAGCTGGTTTCACACCACTCTCGATGGCTTCTAGCAGAGGACATGTTGAATTGGCCAAGCTTCTTATTAAAAGGGGTGCGGATGTTAATCAGGTGGTGGCCAACGGCCCCCCTCCGCTTTTGCTGGCCGTGTGTGACGACCACTCAGAACTTGCCGAGTTACTGATAGATGAAGGTGCGGAACGCACTGGGATTCAAATTAAGGGCCAGGTGTTCTCATTACTTGCCATGGCAGCTGGATATGGACATCTCAACACGGCGAAAGCTCTGATCAGCAAGGGTTTTAATCCGACGGAGGCCCAGCCATTGCTTCTAGCTGCCTCCTATGGTAGTTATAGTGGATTCTCAAGAGATTTCATCCCAGAAACAGCTACCACATCGCCTGATTTCCCTTGCTTAGCTTATCACCAGGTACTAGAACTGCTGCTCCAAAGCGGCGCTGATGTGAACACCAGTGATGTGCGCGGTTATACGCCACTCTATATGGCTTCATTGGGCGGCTTTATCGATATAGTGGAGATTCTAACACAGAAGGGTGCTGGCTTAAATGTCAAAACAGTTGCTGGAGAGACACCACTTCATGCTTCCTCCGCGATGGGGCATTTGCGAGTAACGCAGCTTCTTATCCAACACGGAGCTGATGCCGCCTCTAAAGACAACTCTGGTCGTAATCCTTTACATTATGCCT GTTCATCCCAAACCCAAACGCTTGACGAGGCTGACCACTGGGGCTCGACACCTTTATCCCTTGCAGCAAGATTTGGTGGCGTTGGCATCCTCATGGCACTTATTGATACAGGCGTTGTTGAGGTCAAATCCAGCGATATGTTCGGTAGGACGACGACATGGTGGGCGACAAGCCACAATCACGATGCAGTTGCGAGGCTACTAGCTGGAACAGATGGGCATCGAGACCTGGGAACTGACGTAGAGGAGGGGGAGGCTGTCCAAGAACAGGGGCTAGAGATGGGAACCTACTGCGACATATGCTGGTTATTTATCTCTGGTCAAACTCAT TACTGGTTGGTGGACATGATCTTTCCAAATGTCACTACAGCCTCCCAACTACCTTACAGCCTTTTGCATTACAGAATCATAGGCCGGACTTGCCATCAAGCTATCAAGATGAAGCTGA TTTCGTCCCTCTTAACCACCATGCTCGCCGGTAGCATGGTGAGTGCCAAGTACACCGTCGAAATCCCCGATGATGCGGTCTGGGTCACCAACTGGGACGAGTTACATGCTGCCCCTCGATTTGAAGGAGTTCTCCTCCCCAAATACGGAGGCTTTGTTATTGAAGTTGATGAAAAGATTGTCTTGGCTACAAATGAACGGATGAGTAAGGAAGTGTTCGACCTGCTCACGGATTTGGAGAAGAATGACCCGCAGCCTGAAGACGAGCAGCAGACTCCTAACAAGAGAGATACAGAGATTAGAG AGATACACGAGCCAACCGATCCTGAAGCAACATGCTGTAGCAGTGAAGATGGCATCGCCTACAAAGACCTCTCCCCAgagcaaaaagaaataagCGACATTCTACGCAACATGGATCGCGATCCTGATCTAATGGGCCTAGCAGACCTCGGCAAAGACGGAGTTTTCCGCTTCCTCGACGCTGATCGCAACATTCACTACGCCGTCCCTCTACGACCTGCACTTATTAAAGCCCTTATTGATCGTCTACCTTATGATCCAGAAGTCGAGAAGTTCTGGCGGGGAGTCGATGGGACGAAAGTGCCTGAAGAGCAGTGGTACAATCCGCCAGAGGGGATACTACCTCCGCCGTTggcagaagaggagaggagggaGGAGCGGGAGATTATggagaagaacaaagacaagatTGATAAGATTCGGGGGGATCTGAAGAATGGAATTCATCGCGAACGTCTTGTATTTATAGAATCGGATAATAAGCTTGAGTAG